A part of Ooceraea biroi isolate clonal line C1 chromosome 10, Obir_v5.4, whole genome shotgun sequence genomic DNA contains:
- the LOC105278576 gene encoding tropomyosin isoform X12: protein MDAIKKKMQGMKLEKDNAMDRALLCEQQARDANARAEKAEEEARALQKKIQTIENELDQTQEALMQVNAKLEEKDKALQNAESEVAALNRRIQLLEEDLERSEERLATATAKLAEASQAADESERARKILENRSLADEERMDALENQLKEARFLAEEADKKYDEVARKLAMVEADLERAEERAEAGESKIVELEEELRVVGNNLKSLEVSEEKANQREEEYKNQIKTLTTRLKEAEARAEFAERSVQKLQKEVDRLEDELVHEKEKYKYICDDLDLTFTELVG, encoded by the exons ATGGACGCGATCAAGAAGAAGATGCAGGGGATGAAGCTGGAGAAGGACAACGCGATGGATCGCGCGTTGCTCTGCGAGCAGCAAGCTCGCGACGCGAACGCGCGAGCCGAGAAG GCTGAGGAAGAGGCTCGCGCCCTTCAGAAGAAGATCCAGACCATTGAGAATGAGCTCGACCAAACTCAGGAAGCTCTTATGCAGGTCAACGCGAAGCTGGAAGAGAAGGACAAGGCCCTGCAGAAC GCCGAGTCCGAAGTTGCCGCCTTGAACCGTCGTATCCAATTGCTGGAGGAGGACCTCGAGAGATCTGAGGAGCGTCTTGCCACTGCCACTGCCAAATTGGCAGAGGCATCGCAAGCTGCCGATGAGAGCGAACG CGCCCGCAAGATTCTCGAGAACCGCAGCTTGGCGGACGAAGAGCGCATGGACGCCCTTGAGAATCAGCTGAAGGAGGCCAGGTTCCTCGCCGAAGAAGCCGACAAGAAATACGATGAG GTCGCCCGTAAATTGGCCATGGTTGAGGCCGATCTAGAACGCGCCGAGGAGCGTGCCGAGGCCGGAGAGTC caAGATCGTCGAGCTTGAAGAAGAGCTGCGTGTCGTCGGCAATAATTTGAAGTCCCTCGAGGTCTCCGAGGAGAAg GCCAACCAGCGCGAGGAGGAATACAAGAACCAAATTAAGACCCTCACTACCCGTCTAAAGGAG GCTGAGGCACGCGCTGAGTTCGCGGAGAGATCCGTGCAGAAACTCCAGAAGGAGGTTGACAGGCTCGAAG
- the LOC105278576 gene encoding tropomyosin isoform X3, with protein sequence MEQALAATTRRRGHQHHPRHTTRRRLDASSRGPAQCGPAGAAKDATTSTVGDETSLAVDDRLGATEASPSVPRATLGTRWPMRINDAETNSRTQIDVRQDDDDDDDVRQRLAQCSPDDPAPGASKGAARGKGAPTTKEKRSPRGRNAEGDAPSKSGDSPEPEHAVARARGDGNSDDESANVEEDPELAELAKLRCPSERTEVQAEREARRRKRCADYPGLAFGCSIFSSDTMMKFSLIKNELQNIMGNQLKRAESEVAALNRRIQLLEEDLERSEERLATATAKLAEASQAADESERARKILENRSLADEERMDALENQLKEARFLAEEADKKYDEVARKLAMVEADLERAEERAEAGESKIVELEEELRVVGNNLKSLEVSEEKANQREEEYKNQIKTLTTRLKEAEARAEFAERSVQKLQKEVDRLEDELVHEKEKYKYICDDLDLTFTELVG encoded by the exons ATGGAGCAGGCACTCGcggcgacgacgcgacgtcgcGGCCACCAGCATCACCCGCGACACACCACGCGACGACGTCTCGACGCCTCCAGCAGAGGACCCGCGCAGTGTGGCCCTGCTGGTGCCGCCAAGGACGCCACCACGTCCACCGTCGGCGACGAGACGTCGCTCGCCGTTGACGACCGTCTCGGAGCGACGGAGGCGAGTCCATCCGTGCCGCGCGCCACGCTCGGCACGAGGTGGCCGATGAGGATCAACGACGCCGAGACGAACTCGAGAACGCAGATCGACGTCCGtcaggacgacgacgacgacgacgacgtccgACAGAGGCTCGCGCAGTGTAGCCCGGACGATCCCGCGCCCGGCGCCAGCAAGGGTGCCGCGCGCGGCAAAGGAGCGCCGACGACCAAGGAGAAGCGGTCGCCACGTGGGAGGAACGCCGAGGGCGACGCGCCGAGCAAGAGCGGCGACTCGCCCGAGCCTGAGCACGCGGTCGCGAGGGCTCGCGGCGACGGGAACTCCGACGACGAGTCGGCGAACGTCGAGGAGGACCCGGAACTGGCGGAGCTGGCGAAGCTGCGCTGTCCCAGCGAACGCACCGAGGTCCAGGCCGAGCGCGAGGCCCGCAGGCGGAAGAGATGCGCCGACTATCCCGGTCTCGCCTTCGGTTGCTCCATATTCTCCAGCGACACGATGATGAAGTTCAGTCTGATTAAGAACGAACTGCAGAATATCATGGGCAATCAGCTGAAGCGG GCCGAGTCCGAAGTTGCCGCCTTGAACCGTCGTATCCAATTGCTGGAGGAGGACCTCGAGAGATCTGAGGAGCGTCTTGCCACTGCCACTGCCAAATTGGCAGAGGCATCGCAAGCTGCCGATGAGAGCGAACG CGCCCGCAAGATTCTCGAGAACCGCAGCTTGGCGGACGAAGAGCGCATGGACGCCCTTGAGAATCAGCTGAAGGAGGCCAGGTTCCTCGCCGAAGAAGCCGACAAGAAATACGATGAG GTCGCCCGTAAATTGGCCATGGTTGAGGCCGATCTAGAACGCGCCGAGGAGCGTGCCGAGGCCGGAGAGTC caAGATCGTCGAGCTTGAAGAAGAGCTGCGTGTCGTCGGCAATAATTTGAAGTCCCTCGAGGTCTCCGAGGAGAAg GCCAACCAGCGCGAGGAGGAATACAAGAACCAAATTAAGACCCTCACTACCCGTCTAAAGGAG GCTGAGGCACGCGCTGAGTTCGCGGAGAGATCCGTGCAGAAACTCCAGAAGGAGGTTGACAGGCTCGAAG
- the LOC105278576 gene encoding tropomyosin isoform X8, which yields MDAIKKKMQGMKLEKDNAMDRALLCEQQARDANARAEKAEEEARALQKKIQTIENELDQTQEALMQVNAKLEEKDKALQNAESEVAALNRRIQLLEEDLERSEERLATATAKLAEASQAADESERARKILENRSLADEERMDALENQLKEARFLAEEADKKYDEVARKLAMVEADLERAEERAEAGESKIVELEEELRVVGNNLKSLEVSEEKATQREETFEGQVKILDSQLKEAEARAEFAERSVQKLQKEVDRLEDVLVNERCKYKAIADEMDQTFADLAGY from the exons ATGGACGCGATCAAGAAGAAGATGCAGGGGATGAAGCTGGAGAAGGACAACGCGATGGATCGCGCGTTGCTCTGCGAGCAGCAAGCTCGCGACGCGAACGCGCGAGCCGAGAAG GCTGAGGAAGAGGCTCGCGCCCTTCAGAAGAAGATCCAGACCATTGAGAATGAGCTCGACCAAACTCAGGAAGCTCTTATGCAGGTCAACGCGAAGCTGGAAGAGAAGGACAAGGCCCTGCAGAAC GCCGAGTCCGAAGTTGCCGCCTTGAACCGTCGTATCCAATTGCTGGAGGAGGACCTCGAGAGATCTGAGGAGCGTCTTGCCACTGCCACTGCCAAATTGGCAGAGGCATCGCAAGCTGCCGATGAGAGCGAACG CGCCCGCAAGATTCTCGAGAACCGCAGCTTGGCGGACGAAGAGCGCATGGACGCCCTTGAGAATCAGCTGAAGGAGGCCAGGTTCCTCGCCGAAGAAGCCGACAAGAAATACGATGAG GTCGCCCGTAAATTGGCCATGGTTGAGGCCGATCTAGAACGCGCCGAGGAGCGTGCCGAGGCCGGAGAGTC caAGATCGTCGAGCTTGAAGAAGAGCTGCGTGTCGTCGGCAATAATTTGAAGTCCCTCGAGGTCTCCGAGGAGAAg GCGACGCAGAGAGAGGAGACGTTCGAGGGCCAGGTGAAGATCCTGGATAGTCAACTGAAAGAG GCTGAGGCACGCGCTGAGTTCGCGGAGAGATCCGTGCAGAAACTCCAGAAGGAGGTTGACAGGCTCGAAG
- the LOC105278576 gene encoding tropomyosin isoform X13 has translation MDAIKKKMQGMKLEKDNAMDRALLCEQQARDANARAEKAEEEARALQKKIQTIENELDQTQEALMQVNAKLEEKDKALQNAESEVAALNRRIQLLEEDLERSEERLATATAKLAEASQAADESERARKILENRSLADEERMDALENQLKEARFLAEEADKKYDEVARKLAMVEADLERAEERAEAGESKIVELEEELRVVGNNLKSLEVSEEKATQREETFEGQVKILDSQLKEAEARAEFAERSVQKLQKEVDRLEDELVHEKEKYKYICDDLDLTFTELVG, from the exons ATGGACGCGATCAAGAAGAAGATGCAGGGGATGAAGCTGGAGAAGGACAACGCGATGGATCGCGCGTTGCTCTGCGAGCAGCAAGCTCGCGACGCGAACGCGCGAGCCGAGAAG GCTGAGGAAGAGGCTCGCGCCCTTCAGAAGAAGATCCAGACCATTGAGAATGAGCTCGACCAAACTCAGGAAGCTCTTATGCAGGTCAACGCGAAGCTGGAAGAGAAGGACAAGGCCCTGCAGAAC GCCGAGTCCGAAGTTGCCGCCTTGAACCGTCGTATCCAATTGCTGGAGGAGGACCTCGAGAGATCTGAGGAGCGTCTTGCCACTGCCACTGCCAAATTGGCAGAGGCATCGCAAGCTGCCGATGAGAGCGAACG CGCCCGCAAGATTCTCGAGAACCGCAGCTTGGCGGACGAAGAGCGCATGGACGCCCTTGAGAATCAGCTGAAGGAGGCCAGGTTCCTCGCCGAAGAAGCCGACAAGAAATACGATGAG GTCGCCCGTAAATTGGCCATGGTTGAGGCCGATCTAGAACGCGCCGAGGAGCGTGCCGAGGCCGGAGAGTC caAGATCGTCGAGCTTGAAGAAGAGCTGCGTGTCGTCGGCAATAATTTGAAGTCCCTCGAGGTCTCCGAGGAGAAg GCGACGCAGAGAGAGGAGACGTTCGAGGGCCAGGTGAAGATCCTGGATAGTCAACTGAAAGAG GCTGAGGCACGCGCTGAGTTCGCGGAGAGATCCGTGCAGAAACTCCAGAAGGAGGTTGACAGGCTCGAAG
- the LOC105278576 gene encoding tropomyosin isoform X2, protein MEQALAATTRRRGHQHHPRHTTRRRLDASSRGPAQCGPAGAAKDATTSTVGDETSLAVDDRLGATEASPSVPRATLGTRWPMRINDAETNSRTQIDVRQDDDDDDDVRQRLAQCSPDDPAPGASKGAARGKGAPTTKEKRSPRGRNAEGDAPSKSGDSPEPEHAVARARGDGNSDDESANVEEDPELAELAKLRCPSERTEVQAEREARRRKRCADYPGLAFGCSIFSSDTMMKFSLIKNELQNIMGNQLKRAESEVAALNRRIQLLEEDLERSEERLATATAKLAEASQAADESERARKILENRSLADEERMDALENQLKEARFLAEEADKKYDEVARKLAMVEADLERAEERAEAGESKIVELEEELRVVGNNLKSLEVSEEKANQREEEYKNQIKTLTTRLKEAEARAEFAERSVQKLQKEVDRLEDVLVNERCKYKAIADEMDQTFADLAGY, encoded by the exons ATGGAGCAGGCACTCGcggcgacgacgcgacgtcgcGGCCACCAGCATCACCCGCGACACACCACGCGACGACGTCTCGACGCCTCCAGCAGAGGACCCGCGCAGTGTGGCCCTGCTGGTGCCGCCAAGGACGCCACCACGTCCACCGTCGGCGACGAGACGTCGCTCGCCGTTGACGACCGTCTCGGAGCGACGGAGGCGAGTCCATCCGTGCCGCGCGCCACGCTCGGCACGAGGTGGCCGATGAGGATCAACGACGCCGAGACGAACTCGAGAACGCAGATCGACGTCCGtcaggacgacgacgacgacgacgacgtccgACAGAGGCTCGCGCAGTGTAGCCCGGACGATCCCGCGCCCGGCGCCAGCAAGGGTGCCGCGCGCGGCAAAGGAGCGCCGACGACCAAGGAGAAGCGGTCGCCACGTGGGAGGAACGCCGAGGGCGACGCGCCGAGCAAGAGCGGCGACTCGCCCGAGCCTGAGCACGCGGTCGCGAGGGCTCGCGGCGACGGGAACTCCGACGACGAGTCGGCGAACGTCGAGGAGGACCCGGAACTGGCGGAGCTGGCGAAGCTGCGCTGTCCCAGCGAACGCACCGAGGTCCAGGCCGAGCGCGAGGCCCGCAGGCGGAAGAGATGCGCCGACTATCCCGGTCTCGCCTTCGGTTGCTCCATATTCTCCAGCGACACGATGATGAAGTTCAGTCTGATTAAGAACGAACTGCAGAATATCATGGGCAATCAGCTGAAGCGG GCCGAGTCCGAAGTTGCCGCCTTGAACCGTCGTATCCAATTGCTGGAGGAGGACCTCGAGAGATCTGAGGAGCGTCTTGCCACTGCCACTGCCAAATTGGCAGAGGCATCGCAAGCTGCCGATGAGAGCGAACG CGCCCGCAAGATTCTCGAGAACCGCAGCTTGGCGGACGAAGAGCGCATGGACGCCCTTGAGAATCAGCTGAAGGAGGCCAGGTTCCTCGCCGAAGAAGCCGACAAGAAATACGATGAG GTCGCCCGTAAATTGGCCATGGTTGAGGCCGATCTAGAACGCGCCGAGGAGCGTGCCGAGGCCGGAGAGTC caAGATCGTCGAGCTTGAAGAAGAGCTGCGTGTCGTCGGCAATAATTTGAAGTCCCTCGAGGTCTCCGAGGAGAAg GCCAACCAGCGCGAGGAGGAATACAAGAACCAAATTAAGACCCTCACTACCCGTCTAAAGGAG GCTGAGGCACGCGCTGAGTTCGCGGAGAGATCCGTGCAGAAACTCCAGAAGGAGGTTGACAGGCTCGAAG